In Gracilibacillus salitolerans, the sequence GCAACTAATTCATGCATTTCTAGTGTTTCGTGCCATGCAAGTGTTTGATGATAAGTGTTATCCACTTTGTATCGCTCCTTTTTTTATTATTACTATGTAGTCTATGTGCAGGAACTAATTTAGGTACATATCATATAATCTCTTCGCCTAATGAAACACTTACCCGCTCATAAAGAAGAACATTTTTTTATTAAGATCAAAATTCCAGCTGTAAAAAAGTAAAAGCTCTCCATTTTATCGAATGGGGAGCTTTTTTATCTCGATATATGTGATATACCTCTGCACATTTAAATACTATGCTGGAAAATCTTCATCTTGAAAATAGCGTTCTGTTAGTATTTTTAAATGATGAAGCTCATGTCCTGCAACAATAAATGCCAGTGCCCGGACGGTTACCGAAAAGCCATTTGCATTGCCCCAATTAGTCCAGACATCATTTCGTAAGTTTTTGAGCAATTGTAAAGTAGCATTTCGGACTAAAGTATAATCTTCTAGCAATGTATGGAGAGAATACGTATCAAACATAGCTTCTTTGACAAAGTCTTCTTCATTGTGACCAGGTAAGTTTGTCTTTTCGCCACGTGCTATGCAAAAAATACGATAAGCCATATATCGCTCTGTGTCCGCTAAATGTCCTATTACCTCTTTTATACTCCATTTTTCAGGACCATAACGAAAACTTGCTTGTTCTTCTGTTAAATTTCTCAGTCGCTTCAATAAATCCTCTCTCTGCGTTTCTAAATTATCCATGATAGTACCTTCTGGTACCATTGATACATAAGTTACATAGTAGTCAGCATATTCATTTGATTCTGGTCTGTTCACTTAGTACTCCCCACTTTCTCGTCTAGATTAATTATCTTCATTATAATCGTTTTCTAACAATAAAAAAAGTAAATGCAAAGTGTTATACCATGCATTTACTTATCATAATGAAATGGACATTTCGATAATGTCTGATTATCATCCCGTAAAAAATACTGTTTCCACTCAAAGTTGTCATCTGCTCCATACGGTTTTAACTCAGGATGAATCGGGAGCGAATCATAAGTTTTTATTCTATTTCTTACTTGCTTTATTATCTTCTCTGCGTGTTTCGATTCGTTAAAATGTTGAAAAACCCATCTCGGGGTAATAGCTAGTATCAATGTGGGAAAAGATCTACTATTTCGTTTAAGATGGGAAGGGGTTGCACAATACATAAAATACCTTTCACCATGAAAACTAAACTCCCACATGTGGTGATGTGGGTCTGTCGGAATCTCAAGTGGCCATTCATCAGTGTCAAAAACCTTCAGATTACTAAGCTGCTCCCAAAATAACTGTTCATATTGTTCAACCGAGTATGTTTTCTTCATTTCCTCTGGTATTTTATAAAATATGATCAGTGAAGTGTACTCGCCAAATCCTCTTGAGTGCTCTGAATAAATACCTAACAATTCTGCAAGCTCTTGAATCGTTTCTTCTTCTGTTGGATCTCCCACAAACCCAAAACGCAGCTGATTTAAAGAGTAGCCAATCGTTGCCGGAATGCAGGGAAAGGGGTGTTCTTTATTTGACATTTTTTCTTTAAAATGTTCAAGGACTTTTTTTTTCCAGGGATCAAGCAGTTTCCGCTTCGTTATATCTTTGTTGTACAATTTGTTCAAAATAATCACCTCACGCCCTCTTACATCTTATTCACCGAAACAATATTCGGGTAAATGTCTTAGTAAAATGGGCTTTAGCGGAGGTGATATCTAACTCTTCTATTTTCATATTCCTTGGTTTAAAAGAAGTCTGTTACTACGCAAATTTAAGTTTGGCTAATAAAAATTAAAGTGATAATCATATCTATGGCTTACCCATTCCTCTTAAATGAATGCACCTTAAAGTGGTGGATTTTTTATACCTAAATGGATCCAGTCTTCTTTCGGTGGACCGTAAACCCCATAAGGTTTTATTCCTGCTTGACGCAAAAGAACTGTAACTTGCCCACGATGATGAACAATGTGTTTGATTAGTCCCATTAAAATTTGAGCATTTGTTTCTTCTCTTCCAAATGCATTTTGCACTTTCTCCAAAGATTCTTCTGTCCATTGTTGTTCGATGGCTTTAGATGCAGAAGAACTTACGTTATTAAAAGTTTCAACAATTTCTTTTGCTGAGGTTGGGATTCTCTCTGCATTTTCTACCTTGTCTATCTCTAATCCAAAATCAGCTAAATATTCTGGAATACTTGTTGTAAAGTGCCATGCAATCCTCCCTAAAGTACGACCTTGTGGATAAACTTGTTGTTGTAATGAATCATCGGTCAGGCCATCCAAAACTTTTTGAGTAAGCATTGCTTCCCTTTTCCATTCTTTAATAAAGTCTGCAATTGTCACATCCATGTGTAATACCTCCATAATCAATATTCACATCATTTATATTATAAATAAATTACAGAACACTTGTTCTTGTTTTTCAAGTATTTTCCTTTCATTCTTTTCTAATAATAGATGCTCATGAACAGGACATCATGTAGGTAAAAGATGACTTCACGTAACCCGCTAGATATTTTCACTATAATTTCGTAACGGGGTAATAATCTGTTAATTTGTTTTCTAAAAACATTTAAGAATTAGTTAAGAATTGCCTAATAAGAAATTAAGATTCAGTAAATATAATAGATTCAGCATCATGAAACATTTGATTCTAAGAACTATTTTATATGGAAGGAGTTTTAAATTATGCTGAAAAAGATTGCATTTATAGCTGTACTTGCACACCTATGGATTCAATGGATTATGTTGGGAAGTATTTTACTGGATACATTCATGGTCTATCCGAATATCTTTCATAACATTCCGGAATCATTGGAAGTAAGTATGGAATTCATGGCTGTAGCAAGTCCGCACACTTATTTCCCACCTATAGGTATGGCTAGTATTTCCACTGGGATGTTAGCTGTTATCTTGTCATGGAAGGTTAAACCAGCGCGTTATTGGATATTGTTAAGTATGCTCATGATTGTTTTGGAAGGGGCGACATCCATGATTTTTGAATGGCCGCGTAACGAAATCATGTTTATAGAAGGAACAGCGGTTCATTCTGTTGAATTCCTTGTCCAAACAGCGCGAGAATTCCTAATTATTCACGGATTCCGTGTAGCCTATAATATTATTGGATCTATGTTAATGTTTATTGGCTTTTTGAAGTATTACAAAACAGCAATTATAAATGGTTACTAATTTTAAAAAACAGTTGAAATGAACATGAATCCTTACATTCAAATTTAACCAGCTCGTTGTTGTAATACGTGAATTATACATTTTAAATGAAAAGAATAGAAGAAAACGGAAATGCATAAAAAAACACATTAGTAAAGTAAAACTTACACTATGTGTTTTTTTAAATTATAACCCTCTTTTTAATGAAATAACTCGGTACATGAGAGATGTATCTCTACCGATTTTATCTCTTCGATGGATATATGGTTGCAACCTCTTCATGAATAACTCATCACAGTACTTATTTGATCCATGTCTTCGGTAACAATCGTCATCTTTCATGCATAGAACATCTAGTGTATTTAATGGGGAACCGGGTCCGCTACAGCCTGGACCACAATATCGATAACCGGGTAAACACGGCATTTGGTTACTCCCCATTTGA encodes:
- a CDS encoding YqcI/YcgG family protein, with the protein product MIILNKLYNKDITKRKLLDPWKKKVLEHFKEKMSNKEHPFPCIPATIGYSLNQLRFGFVGDPTEEETIQELAELLGIYSEHSRGFGEYTSLIIFYKIPEEMKKTYSVEQYEQLFWEQLSNLKVFDTDEWPLEIPTDPHHHMWEFSFHGERYFMYCATPSHLKRNSRSFPTLILAITPRWVFQHFNESKHAEKIIKQVRNRIKTYDSLPIHPELKPYGADDNFEWKQYFLRDDNQTLSKCPFHYDK
- a CDS encoding DinB family protein, producing MVPEGTIMDNLETQREDLLKRLRNLTEEQASFRYGPEKWSIKEVIGHLADTERYMAYRIFCIARGEKTNLPGHNEEDFVKEAMFDTYSLHTLLEDYTLVRNATLQLLKNLRNDVWTNWGNANGFSVTVRALAFIVAGHELHHLKILTERYFQDEDFPA
- a CDS encoding Parvovirus coat protein VP1-like protein produces the protein MGSNQMPCLPGYRYCGPGCSGPGSPLNTLDVLCMKDDDCYRRHGSNKYCDELFMKRLQPYIHRRDKIGRDTSLMYRVISLKRGL
- a CDS encoding DinB family protein, whose translation is MDVTIADFIKEWKREAMLTQKVLDGLTDDSLQQQVYPQGRTLGRIAWHFTTSIPEYLADFGLEIDKVENAERIPTSAKEIVETFNNVSSSASKAIEQQWTEESLEKVQNAFGREETNAQILMGLIKHIVHHRGQVTVLLRQAGIKPYGVYGPPKEDWIHLGIKNPPL